A window of the Lysinibacillus irui genome harbors these coding sequences:
- a CDS encoding ribonuclease J → MTKKKNELIRIIPLGGVGEIGKAMYVVEIDEELFVVDSGLMFPEDEMLGIDIVIPDITYLEENKERVKGIFLTHGHEDAIGSIAYVLQKIKAPVYGSKLTIALAKEHLKELPAPHQVKFFEVTNRSRMNFNSTYVTFFHTTHSIPDSLGVVFHTSEGAIVHTGEFKFDQSATGKFKPDLAKMAQLGEDGVFILLSESCEAERPGYTTSEIVIEEQLSKTFHSAPGRILVAVYASNFIRIQQVFAQAQKSFRKVVIVGKPLEKAVDLGVQLGYLTVEEDTIIPISEMQKYQDDEIIIIATGNRGEPLDALEKIVRKHHRDIKIKQGDTVLITFTPSPGMEVQMANTMNSMSKAGAEILTSSKNVHVSGHGSQEDLKLMLNLMQPKYFVPVQGEYRMLIAHSKLAQQLGMQKSQIFIADKGDIVEYKNNKMRMSGRVQAGNVLIDGIGVGDVGNIVLRDRKLLSQDGIFIVVVTLNRAQKKIASGPEILSRGFVYVRESEELMIEASDIAKNVIEKYVGKDTFEWTNIKQEIRDTLNTYLFQKTKRRPMIIPIIMEY, encoded by the coding sequence TTGACAAAAAAGAAAAATGAATTAATTCGTATCATCCCTCTTGGGGGGGTAGGCGAAATTGGGAAAGCAATGTACGTAGTAGAAATTGATGAAGAGCTATTTGTAGTGGATAGCGGCTTAATGTTCCCAGAAGATGAGATGCTAGGCATAGATATCGTGATTCCTGACATTACGTACTTAGAAGAAAATAAAGAGCGTGTGAAAGGTATTTTCTTAACACATGGTCATGAAGATGCGATCGGTTCTATTGCCTATGTTTTACAAAAAATAAAGGCACCTGTGTACGGATCAAAATTAACAATTGCATTAGCAAAGGAACATTTAAAAGAATTACCTGCACCACATCAGGTGAAATTTTTTGAAGTAACAAATCGAAGTCGTATGAATTTCAATTCAACGTATGTAACATTCTTCCACACAACACATAGTATTCCCGATTCGTTAGGGGTGGTGTTCCATACATCTGAAGGCGCGATTGTTCATACAGGAGAGTTTAAATTCGATCAGTCAGCAACAGGTAAATTCAAACCTGATTTAGCAAAAATGGCACAATTAGGAGAAGACGGTGTCTTTATTCTCTTATCTGAATCGTGCGAAGCTGAACGACCAGGATATACGACATCGGAGATTGTGATTGAAGAACAATTATCAAAAACATTCCACTCAGCACCAGGTCGTATTTTAGTAGCTGTTTATGCATCGAATTTTATTCGTATTCAACAAGTTTTTGCCCAAGCCCAAAAATCATTCCGTAAAGTTGTGATTGTTGGTAAACCATTGGAAAAGGCTGTTGATTTAGGCGTACAGCTAGGTTATTTAACAGTTGAAGAAGATACAATTATTCCGATTTCAGAAATGCAAAAATATCAAGATGATGAAATTATCATTATTGCAACAGGTAATAGAGGAGAGCCTCTAGATGCATTAGAGAAAATCGTCCGCAAGCACCATCGTGATATTAAAATTAAGCAAGGGGATACAGTGCTAATCACATTTACTCCTTCTCCTGGCATGGAAGTACAAATGGCTAATACGATGAACTCTATGTCCAAAGCAGGCGCTGAAATTTTGACTTCTAGCAAAAATGTTCATGTATCAGGACATGGTAGTCAGGAAGATTTAAAGCTTATGCTGAATTTGATGCAGCCAAAGTATTTTGTCCCTGTACAAGGCGAGTACCGCATGCTAATTGCTCACTCGAAGTTAGCGCAACAGCTTGGTATGCAAAAATCACAAATTTTTATCGCTGATAAAGGGGATATTGTAGAGTATAAAAATAATAAAATGCGCATGAGTGGTCGTGTACAAGCTGGTAACGTCTTAATTGATGGTATTGGTGTAGGCGATGTAGGGAATATTGTTCTTCGTGATCGTAAATTATTATCACAAGATGGTATTTTCATTGTGGTTGTGACATTAAACCGCGCACAAAAGAAAATTGCCTCTGGCCCAGAGATTTTATCGCGAGGCTTTGTATATGTACGAGAATCAGAGGAATTAATGATTGAGGCATCTGACATTGCGAAAAACGTCATTGAAAAATATGTTGGTAAAGATACATTTGAATGGACGAATATTAAACAAGAAATTCGAGATACACTAAATACGTATTTATTCCAAAAAACAAAACGTCGCCCAATGATTATTCCAATTATTATGGAGTACTAA
- the dapA gene encoding 4-hydroxy-tetrahydrodipicolinate synthase, which yields MNLGRIGTAMITPFKDDGTINYPELERIINHLIDNGTDCIVACGTTSENPTMSTEEKIEVVRFTVEKVAGRVPVIAGTGDNETAYSIAMTHKAEENGADGIMLVAPYYNKPNQRGIFAHFETIAKQTSLPVMLYNVPGRTGVNVAYETSVALSKIPNIAWIKEASGNLDQMGDIIENVDPEDDFLVYSGDDGLTLPLMAIGGAGVISVAAHVVGNDMQLMIKAFEEGNHKLAAKIHRALLPLVRALFAQPNPSPIKYAMTKLGFDTLNVRLPMMEMTDQEKANFDRIWDTYQEKAKSFR from the coding sequence ATGAATTTAGGTCGAATTGGAACGGCAATGATTACGCCGTTCAAAGATGATGGCACGATTAATTATCCAGAACTAGAACGTATTATTAATCATTTGATAGATAACGGTACAGATTGTATAGTTGCTTGTGGTACGACTTCTGAAAACCCAACGATGTCAACGGAGGAGAAAATTGAAGTTGTGCGCTTTACAGTAGAGAAAGTAGCTGGTCGTGTACCCGTTATTGCCGGCACAGGGGATAATGAAACGGCATACTCTATCGCAATGACTCATAAAGCAGAAGAAAATGGAGCCGATGGCATCATGCTAGTAGCTCCATACTATAATAAGCCAAATCAACGTGGGATTTTTGCTCACTTTGAAACAATTGCTAAACAAACGAGTCTACCTGTTATGCTTTATAATGTCCCAGGGCGTACTGGTGTCAATGTTGCCTATGAAACTTCTGTTGCGTTAAGCAAGATTCCAAACATAGCTTGGATTAAAGAAGCGAGTGGTAATTTAGATCAAATGGGTGATATTATCGAGAATGTTGACCCAGAAGATGATTTCTTAGTTTATAGTGGAGATGATGGCTTAACATTACCTCTAATGGCAATTGGCGGGGCAGGCGTTATTTCCGTAGCAGCTCACGTTGTAGGCAATGATATGCAATTAATGATTAAAGCGTTTGAAGAAGGAAATCATAAGCTAGCAGCCAAAATTCACCGAGCATTATTACCTTTAGTACGTGCGCTGTTCGCTCAACCAAATCCTTCGCCTATTAAATATGCGATGACAAAATTAGGTTTTGATACACTCAATGTACGTCTACCAATGATGGAAATGACAGATCAAGAGAAAGCTAACTTCGACAGAATTTGGGATACGTATCAAGAAAAAGCGAAAAGTTTTAGATAA
- a CDS encoding ABC transporter permease has product MSNRVINLLVPIISIIIGLIVGAIVMVVSGYDPVEGYIALWTGIFGDSYSIGNTIRQITPYILAGLAVAFAFRTGLFNIGVEGQLILGWLAAAWVGYAFELPKVIHLPLALLAAAAAGAFWAFIAGFLKAKFKVHEVIATIMLNYTALYIANAAIKKLSDGSFKTERIHESASLRSPFLRELTDNSSLHYGIIVALLMVVVMWFILEKTTRGYELKAVGFNKNAADYAGMSVNKNIILAMTISGMFAGLGGAMEALGTFQNASIKPGFTGIGFDGIAVALLGANTPLGVVFGASLFGSLKYGALNMPNAAGIPEEIVSIIIALIIFFVASGYIIRVGLQKLSKKKEGQ; this is encoded by the coding sequence ATGTCAAATCGTGTCATTAATTTACTCGTTCCTATCATCTCTATCATTATCGGTTTAATTGTAGGGGCTATCGTCATGGTAGTCAGTGGCTATGACCCTGTAGAAGGTTATATCGCTCTTTGGACAGGTATTTTTGGAGATTCATATTCGATTGGGAACACAATTCGACAAATCACACCCTATATTTTGGCAGGTCTTGCAGTAGCGTTTGCTTTCCGCACAGGGTTGTTCAATATTGGGGTTGAAGGTCAGCTTATTTTAGGTTGGCTGGCAGCTGCTTGGGTAGGTTATGCATTTGAACTACCTAAAGTCATTCATTTACCATTGGCATTGCTTGCTGCAGCTGCAGCTGGTGCATTTTGGGCCTTTATTGCAGGTTTCTTAAAAGCGAAATTTAAAGTTCATGAAGTTATTGCGACAATTATGCTGAACTATACTGCGCTTTATATTGCCAACGCAGCGATAAAAAAATTGTCCGATGGCAGCTTTAAAACAGAACGTATTCATGAATCCGCTTCACTGCGTTCTCCGTTTTTAAGAGAGCTTACAGACAATTCAAGTCTTCACTATGGGATCATTGTTGCACTTTTAATGGTAGTTGTGATGTGGTTCATCTTGGAAAAAACTACACGTGGCTATGAACTAAAAGCAGTAGGCTTTAACAAAAATGCTGCAGATTATGCAGGTATGAGCGTCAATAAAAATATTATTCTAGCAATGACGATTTCAGGTATGTTTGCAGGTCTTGGTGGTGCGATGGAAGCTTTAGGTACATTCCAAAACGCATCCATTAAACCAGGCTTTACAGGGATCGGTTTTGACGGTATCGCCGTTGCCCTACTTGGTGCGAATACACCACTTGGGGTAGTGTTTGGGGCTTCACTTTTCGGTTCATTGAAATATGGTGCACTAAATATGCCAAATGCTGCAGGTATTCCAGAAGAAATCGTATCTATTATCATTGCGTTGATTATCTTCTTCGTTGCATCAGGCTATATTATTCGAGTAGGCTTACAAAAGCTGAGCAAGAAAAAGGAGGGACAATAA
- a CDS encoding GntR family transcriptional regulator: MTIKADHRHLYLQVIDRLKSDIEAGIFKENEKLPSEFELSKSLGVSRATLREALRLLEEENVIVRRHGVGTFVNPKPLFTSGIEHLSSISSMIEAAGMEPGSRFLKATEHVPSEEDLKRFQCDGEDKILTIERVRTADGEPVVYCIDRLPASFLPTDFVEKKEVSLFSALEQSGKIHVAYAVTYIDPVGYHEQASPILNCGRETALLVLKQLHYDEHDQVVLYSKNYFRADKFSFHVVRKRV; the protein is encoded by the coding sequence GTGACTATTAAAGCAGATCATCGTCATCTCTATCTTCAAGTAATCGATCGTTTAAAATCTGACATTGAGGCTGGTATTTTTAAAGAAAATGAAAAGCTTCCGTCAGAATTTGAATTATCGAAATCACTAGGAGTCAGTCGAGCAACACTTAGAGAAGCACTTCGACTGTTGGAAGAGGAAAATGTGATTGTGCGCCGACATGGGGTTGGGACTTTTGTCAATCCTAAGCCGTTGTTTACATCAGGCATCGAGCATTTATCGAGCATTTCTTCTATGATCGAGGCAGCGGGTATGGAGCCAGGTTCGCGGTTTTTAAAAGCGACTGAGCACGTACCTTCTGAGGAAGATTTAAAACGCTTCCAATGTGATGGCGAAGATAAAATACTCACGATTGAACGTGTCAGAACAGCGGATGGCGAACCAGTAGTATACTGCATAGACAGGCTACCTGCAAGCTTCCTGCCTACTGACTTTGTCGAAAAAAAAGAAGTTTCACTGTTCTCTGCTCTTGAGCAATCTGGCAAAATTCATGTAGCCTACGCTGTTACATATATTGATCCAGTAGGATATCATGAACAAGCCTCACCGATCTTAAATTGTGGACGTGAAACAGCTCTTTTAGTGTTAAAGCAGTTGCATTACGATGAGCATGATCAAGTAGTGCTCTATTCAAAAAATTATTTCCGAGCTGATAAATTCAGCTTCCATGTAGTTCGTAAACGGGTGTAG
- a CDS encoding aspartate-semialdehyde dehydrogenase — MTKQLTVAVVGATGAVGSKMMEQLIKRKFPIGNIKFLASARSAGKSIEFNGQTYTIEEATPEAFEGVNVALFSAGGSVSAVLAPEAAKRGAVVIDNTSHFRMDPEVPLVVPEVNRGDLAKHKGIIANPNCSTIQMVAALEPIRNAFGLTKVIVSTYQAVSGAGISAIEELKAQSANWEAGKDVEATILPSGSDKRHYPIARNVIPQIDKFTDNGFTYEEMKMINETKKIMHAPELKVAATCVRVPVVSGHSESVYIEVEKEASIQEIFDVLRNAPGVILQDDIATQTYPMPIYAEGEDATFVGRIRQDLDNSKGFHLWIVSDNLLKGAALNSIQIAEAMLEDNLL, encoded by the coding sequence ATGACAAAGCAGTTAACGGTTGCAGTTGTTGGGGCAACAGGGGCAGTTGGTTCGAAAATGATGGAGCAGTTAATTAAACGTAAATTCCCAATTGGGAACATTAAATTTCTTGCTTCTGCTCGTTCAGCAGGAAAATCAATCGAATTTAATGGTCAAACATATACAATTGAAGAAGCGACACCTGAAGCTTTTGAAGGCGTCAATGTCGCTTTATTCTCAGCTGGTGGGTCAGTATCAGCTGTGCTTGCACCTGAAGCTGCTAAGCGTGGTGCAGTAGTAATTGATAATACGAGCCATTTCCGTATGGATCCAGAGGTACCGCTTGTCGTTCCTGAAGTGAATCGTGGCGACTTAGCGAAGCATAAAGGGATTATTGCGAATCCAAACTGCTCAACAATTCAAATGGTAGCTGCACTTGAACCAATTCGTAATGCATTTGGTTTAACGAAAGTAATTGTTTCAACTTATCAAGCAGTATCAGGTGCAGGTATTTCTGCTATTGAAGAATTAAAGGCACAAAGCGCAAACTGGGAAGCAGGTAAAGATGTAGAAGCAACTATTTTACCGTCTGGTAGTGATAAACGTCATTACCCAATCGCTCGTAATGTCATTCCACAAATTGATAAATTTACAGATAATGGATTTACATACGAAGAAATGAAGATGATTAATGAGACCAAAAAAATTATGCATGCACCAGAGCTAAAAGTAGCTGCTACTTGTGTTCGTGTGCCAGTTGTTTCAGGTCACTCTGAATCAGTTTATATTGAGGTAGAGAAAGAAGCGTCAATTCAAGAAATTTTCGACGTATTACGCAATGCACCAGGTGTGATATTACAAGATGATATTGCAACACAAACTTACCCAATGCCTATTTATGCAGAAGGGGAAGACGCTACTTTTGTAGGACGTATCCGTCAAGATTTAGACAATAGCAAAGGATTCCATCTATGGATCGTTTCTGACAATTTATTAAAAGGCGCCGCATTAAACTCTATCCAAATTGCAGAAGCAATGCTTGAGGATAACTTACTATAA
- a CDS encoding FtsK/SpoIIIE family DNA translocase, whose protein sequence is MAVSKRKKGTKSKATTEKKDMHPLMYEILGLLLIALAVIMIFEFGMIGRILQTIAMFLLGNLHFAVPFMLIFVALLMMIGRKKIGLKDRLILGMVLIIMSLTIFSHGILFEQLSKSGGLLSDSVLRESWRILINTEGIIHRSNALGGGMIGALLFSGLHVLFEASGAKVVAWVIFFIGLILVTGKALVPYLAEKMPGLFGKWKKKHRDKKKNTPKKPSNRRSRVESGDEVAAVNQMTDVSEQEEEIPHEPIISAFTQNVSQERAVFDTPTMVENELEEATDDVHIQGTDTVENADYQLPSYNLLQLPPQHDQSGEYSVIQANAKKLEQTLQSFGVKAKVTQVHLGPAVTKYEILPDIGVKVSKIVNLQDDLALALAAKDIRMEAPIPGKSAIGIEVPNSEVAIVTLREVLESKDGAKPDALLQVAFGRDITGQAVLAELNKMPHLLVAGSTGSGKSVCINGIVVSILMRTKPHEVKLMMIDPKMVELNVYNGIPHLLAPVVTDARKASQALKKVVSEMERRYDLFSHTGTRNIEGYNAHVQKVNEQTEEKHPKLPYIVVIVDELADLMMVASSDVEDSITRLAQMARAAGIHLIIATQRPSVDVLTGVIKANIPSRIAFAVSSAIDSRTILDMGGAERLLGRGDMLFLPAGASKPKRVQGAFLSDQEVEAVVNFVIEQQKAQYQEEMIPTEEETILEETDELYDEAVQLVVSMQTASVSMLQRRFRIGYSRAARIVDQMEQRGIVGPPEGSKPRQVLVHQYDN, encoded by the coding sequence ATGGCAGTTAGTAAAAGAAAGAAAGGAACTAAAAGTAAAGCGACAACTGAAAAAAAAGACATGCATCCGCTTATGTATGAAATTTTAGGACTGCTTTTAATTGCCTTAGCAGTCATTATGATTTTTGAATTCGGCATGATTGGGCGGATTTTACAAACAATCGCCATGTTTCTTTTAGGTAATTTACATTTTGCTGTTCCATTTATGCTTATATTTGTTGCGTTGTTAATGATGATTGGTCGTAAAAAAATTGGTTTGAAGGATCGATTAATACTGGGCATGGTACTCATTATTATGAGTTTAACCATTTTTAGCCATGGCATATTATTTGAGCAATTATCGAAATCAGGTGGTCTATTATCTGATTCTGTTCTTCGTGAATCGTGGCGCATATTGATCAATACAGAAGGTATTATTCATCGTAGCAATGCTCTAGGTGGTGGGATGATTGGTGCTCTATTATTTAGCGGCCTCCACGTGTTATTTGAAGCATCAGGGGCAAAAGTCGTTGCTTGGGTTATTTTCTTTATAGGGTTAATTTTAGTCACAGGTAAGGCATTGGTGCCTTATTTAGCTGAAAAAATGCCAGGTCTATTTGGCAAATGGAAAAAGAAACACCGTGATAAGAAAAAAAATACACCGAAAAAGCCTAGCAATCGTCGCTCTAGAGTAGAAAGTGGAGATGAGGTAGCAGCAGTTAATCAAATGACAGATGTGTCAGAACAAGAGGAGGAAATACCTCATGAGCCGATTATCTCTGCTTTTACGCAAAATGTCTCACAGGAAAGAGCTGTATTTGATACGCCAACGATGGTGGAAAATGAACTAGAAGAAGCAACGGATGATGTCCATATTCAAGGCACTGATACTGTAGAAAATGCAGATTATCAGCTCCCATCCTATAATCTATTACAATTACCTCCTCAGCATGACCAAAGCGGTGAATATTCGGTGATTCAAGCTAATGCTAAAAAGCTAGAACAAACATTACAAAGCTTTGGTGTAAAAGCAAAGGTGACACAAGTCCATTTGGGACCAGCTGTCACGAAATATGAAATTTTACCAGATATAGGTGTGAAAGTAAGCAAAATTGTCAATCTGCAAGATGATCTTGCGCTAGCACTTGCCGCTAAAGATATTCGTATGGAAGCTCCTATCCCTGGGAAATCAGCGATTGGTATTGAAGTGCCAAATAGTGAGGTAGCCATTGTGACACTTCGTGAGGTATTAGAATCTAAGGATGGTGCTAAGCCTGATGCATTGTTACAAGTAGCATTTGGTCGTGATATTACAGGACAAGCGGTTCTAGCAGAGCTCAATAAAATGCCACATTTACTTGTAGCTGGTTCAACAGGTAGCGGGAAAAGTGTCTGCATAAATGGCATAGTTGTATCCATACTAATGCGTACAAAACCACATGAAGTGAAGCTCATGATGATTGACCCAAAAATGGTGGAGTTAAATGTTTATAATGGTATTCCTCATTTATTGGCGCCTGTCGTGACAGATGCACGAAAAGCCTCGCAAGCACTAAAAAAAGTGGTATCTGAAATGGAACGCCGTTATGACTTGTTTTCTCATACAGGTACACGAAATATTGAGGGCTATAATGCTCATGTACAAAAGGTTAATGAGCAAACAGAAGAAAAGCATCCAAAGCTACCGTATATCGTTGTCATTGTGGATGAGTTAGCGGATTTGATGATGGTTGCATCAAGTGATGTAGAGGATTCAATTACACGTTTAGCGCAAATGGCACGCGCTGCAGGGATTCATTTAATAATAGCAACACAAAGACCGAGTGTAGATGTCTTAACAGGCGTCATAAAGGCAAATATACCTTCAAGAATTGCATTTGCAGTTTCTTCAGCAATTGATTCAAGAACCATTTTAGACATGGGTGGGGCTGAACGCCTACTTGGTCGTGGTGATATGCTATTTTTACCTGCCGGGGCTTCGAAACCAAAAAGGGTGCAGGGTGCTTTTTTATCAGATCAAGAGGTTGAAGCTGTTGTGAATTTTGTTATAGAACAGCAAAAGGCACAGTATCAGGAGGAGATGATTCCTACTGAAGAAGAAACCATTTTAGAGGAAACGGATGAATTATATGATGAAGCTGTCCAATTAGTTGTCAGCATGCAAACAGCATCAGTATCTATGCTACAACGTCGCTTCCGAATTGGCTATTCAAGGGCAGCACGTATTGTCGATCAAATGGAACAACGCGGGATTGTAGGGCCTCCAGAGGGAAGTAAACCGCGTCAAGTACTTGTTCACCAGTATGATAACTAA
- a CDS encoding BMP family lipoprotein → MKKRKFGLVLTSVLAASAILGACGAKDDEKPAKDNDNASGGDKTEEAFSVAMVTDVGGVDDKSFNQSAWEGVQAYGKEHGLKKGDGGFDYLQSASDADYETNLNNLIRRDFNLVYGIGFMMADAIDAVASENPDNHFALIDAEVKADNVVNVLFKEQEGAFLAGVAAAKTSKTGKIGFVGGVDIPVINRFHAGFVEGAKAVNPDIDIQVKYTGAFDKADLGKITANSMYSSGVDVIFHAAGATGNGVFSEAKERKAKDPNADVWVIGVDADQYEEGKVDDKTNVTLTSMLKGVNTAVVDISNRAKNGDFPGGETLVYGLAEDGVKLADSRGAISEDVQKVIDEYKEKIAKGEIKVPEKVEK, encoded by the coding sequence ATGAAAAAACGTAAATTTGGTTTAGTATTAACATCAGTATTAGCGGCAAGTGCTATTTTAGGTGCTTGTGGTGCGAAAGACGACGAAAAACCTGCAAAAGACAATGACAATGCTTCAGGCGGTGACAAAACTGAAGAAGCTTTCTCAGTAGCAATGGTTACTGACGTAGGTGGCGTTGATGACAAATCATTCAACCAATCTGCATGGGAAGGTGTTCAAGCTTACGGAAAAGAACATGGTCTTAAAAAAGGCGATGGTGGTTTTGACTACCTACAATCAGCATCAGACGCTGACTATGAAACTAACTTAAACAACTTAATTCGCCGTGACTTTAACTTAGTATATGGTATCGGCTTCATGATGGCTGATGCAATTGATGCAGTTGCTTCTGAAAATCCAGATAACCACTTTGCATTAATCGATGCAGAAGTAAAAGCTGACAATGTAGTTAACGTTTTATTCAAAGAGCAAGAAGGTGCTTTCTTAGCAGGTGTTGCTGCAGCAAAAACGTCTAAAACAGGTAAAATCGGCTTCGTAGGTGGCGTTGATATTCCAGTTATTAACCGTTTCCACGCTGGTTTCGTTGAAGGGGCTAAAGCAGTAAACCCTGATATCGACATTCAAGTAAAATACACTGGTGCATTTGATAAAGCAGATCTTGGTAAAATTACAGCGAACAGCATGTACTCTTCAGGTGTTGATGTAATCTTCCACGCTGCTGGTGCAACTGGTAACGGTGTATTCTCTGAAGCAAAAGAGCGTAAAGCTAAAGATCCTAATGCTGATGTATGGGTAATCGGGGTAGATGCTGACCAATACGAAGAAGGTAAAGTAGACGATAAAACAAACGTAACATTAACTTCCATGCTAAAAGGTGTTAATACAGCAGTAGTAGATATTTCAAACAGAGCAAAAAATGGTGATTTCCCAGGTGGAGAAACACTTGTTTACGGTTTAGCTGAAGATGGCGTTAAACTTGCAGATTCTCGTGGTGCAATTTCAGAAGATGTACAAAAAGTAATTGATGAATATAAAGAGAAAATTGCTAAGGGTGAAATCAAAGTTCCAGAAAAAGTGGAAAAATAA
- a CDS encoding ABC transporter ATP-binding protein yields the protein MEYVIEMLGIRKEFGNFVANNNITLQLKQGEIHALLGENGAGKSTLMNVLFGLYQPEGGEIRVRGKAVKITNPNIANDLGIGMVHQHFMLVENFTVTENIILGTEPTKMGIVNIKDAAKKVQALSEKYGLDVDPYAKIEDITVGMQQRVEILKTLYRGAEILIFDEPTASLTPQEITELIQIMRRLIAEGKSIILITHKLKEIMEVSDRVTIIRKGEGIGTVVTAATNPDQLAEMMVGRQVEFKTEKIDANPTDEVLSINNLVVTDYRNIDKVKGLNLNVRKGEIVGIAGIDGNGQSELIEAITGLRKIKSGTVKLNGKEITNMKPRKITEEGVGHIPQDRHKHGLVLDFPIGHNIALQTYYQSPIAKGFVMDYKKVSEKARQIIKEYDVRTGNGEMTPARALSGGNQQKAIIGREIDRNPDLLIAALPTRGLDVGAIEFIHSRLIEQRDKGKAVLLISFELDEVMNVSDRIAVIYDGQIVDELNPKETTEQELGLLMAGQSKKNNKHDAKEGND from the coding sequence TTGGAATATGTGATTGAAATGCTAGGAATCCGTAAAGAGTTCGGTAATTTCGTGGCGAATAATAACATCACCCTCCAACTGAAACAAGGCGAAATCCATGCATTGCTAGGAGAAAATGGTGCAGGTAAATCGACTTTGATGAACGTCCTTTTTGGTTTGTATCAACCAGAGGGTGGCGAAATTCGCGTTCGTGGGAAGGCTGTAAAAATTACAAACCCGAATATTGCCAATGATTTAGGAATTGGTATGGTGCATCAGCACTTTATGTTAGTGGAAAATTTTACGGTAACAGAAAACATCATTTTAGGCACTGAGCCTACTAAAATGGGGATTGTTAACATAAAAGATGCGGCTAAGAAAGTACAAGCACTTTCTGAAAAATATGGATTGGATGTTGATCCATATGCCAAAATCGAAGACATTACAGTTGGTATGCAACAACGTGTTGAAATTTTAAAAACTTTGTATCGTGGTGCTGAAATTTTAATTTTTGATGAGCCAACTGCTTCATTAACACCACAGGAAATTACTGAGTTAATTCAAATTATGCGTCGACTTATTGCAGAAGGTAAATCGATTATTTTAATTACCCATAAGCTTAAAGAAATTATGGAAGTTTCGGATCGTGTGACAATTATCCGTAAAGGTGAAGGCATTGGTACTGTTGTAACCGCTGCCACAAATCCTGATCAATTGGCTGAAATGATGGTTGGGCGTCAAGTTGAATTTAAAACAGAAAAAATTGATGCCAACCCAACAGATGAAGTACTGTCGATTAACAACTTGGTTGTAACGGATTACCGAAACATCGACAAAGTCAAAGGATTAAACTTAAATGTTCGCAAAGGTGAAATCGTCGGTATTGCTGGTATTGATGGTAACGGTCAATCTGAATTAATTGAGGCCATTACGGGTCTTCGTAAAATCAAAAGTGGGACAGTTAAGTTAAATGGCAAAGAAATTACCAACATGAAGCCTCGTAAAATTACAGAGGAAGGTGTTGGACATATCCCACAAGACCGTCATAAGCATGGCTTAGTGTTAGATTTCCCTATTGGTCATAATATTGCTCTACAAACATATTACCAATCTCCAATAGCGAAGGGCTTTGTTATGGACTATAAAAAAGTGTCTGAGAAAGCTCGCCAAATCATTAAAGAGTATGATGTACGTACTGGTAATGGTGAAATGACACCAGCTCGTGCTTTATCTGGTGGTAACCAACAAAAAGCTATTATTGGTCGTGAAATTGACCGTAATCCAGATTTATTAATTGCCGCTCTACCAACGCGTGGACTCGATGTTGGGGCTATTGAATTCATTCACTCTCGTCTTATTGAGCAACGTGATAAAGGAAAAGCGGTTCTATTAATCTCATTTGAATTAGATGAGGTTATGAATGTTTCGGATCGTATTGCCGTAATTTATGATGGACAAATTGTGGATGAGTTAAATCCTAAAGAAACTACAGAGCAAGAGCTAGGCTTACTAATGGCTGGACAAAGTAAAAAAAATAATAAGCATGATGCGAAGGAGGGGAACGACTAA